GCGCTGGTCATGCCGCCTTTGTCCAAAGAGACATCGGTGCCTTTGACGCTGAGCAGGGTGGACTCATAGGCGTCGCGCTCGGCGCCGGTCATGCCACGGACGCAGACCTGGCCGCCCCATTCCGGTACCTCAACGGTCTCGCGCTGGAGGTCGTCGGCGGCAAGAATGGCGGCGGCGGTGAGGAAGTTAGTGGGCATGGGCCGGCCTTATGCTAGGGTGGGGGCGCCGCTGATCTTGAGGGTGACATCGGCGGTGAGCAGCCCATCGACGGGGGCGGTGGGCTTGAAGGACTTGACCAGGGCGTTGAAGTCCCATTCGGTGAGGCCCGCGTCGGGGAAGACAAGCGTGTAGGCGCTGATGCTGCCCTGCTCGTATTCGTAGAGCAGACCGCCGGAGGCGTTCTTGTGGGTGACGCCGGCAGGGTCGTAGGCGATGGAGAGGGAGATCTCGCCGGCGTCCTTCAGGCCCTGGACGAAGGTGTTGTAGCCGTCGGTGTCGTCATGGGATGTGGCCTCGATGATGTTGCTGTCGAGGGCGGGGCCGTCGATGTCGCGTACCTGGGCGATGGCGACGGCGCCCTTCTTGAGGGTGGTTCCAAAGGCGGCGTATTTAGCCATGGGTGGGTGCTCCTAGAAAGTGAGAGGGTGGGAGGGTGAGAGGGTCAGGGGAGGACGACGACGCCGAATTTGACGGCGGTGTTGTTGGCCTCGAGGTTGATGTAGTTGTTGGTCTGGCGCCAGCCGTGGACGGGGAAGGGGCCGAAGGCGGCGATGGCGCCGGCGGCGATGGAGTACGAGGTGATGTCTCCGGTGCGGCCGTATTCGTCGGCGGCGCTGTTGATCGTCACGGTGTAGGGCGAGCCGCCGGTATTGTGGGCGATGACAAGCTCCTTGCCGGTGGAGGCGATCTGCTCTTTGTTGACGGTGTCGGCGGCGGTCATGGTGACGACCTCGCCGGCGGTGGCGTAGGAGCCGGGGGCGTTGGATTTGGTGAGGGTTTGGCGTGCCATGGTGGTGATCCGTGAGGAGTGAGGTGTGGGGGGTGATCAGTAAATCAGTGGTTAGAGGGTGTGCCAGAAGACGAGGTCGAGATAGGAGGACCAGGAGGCGGCCATGTCGGGCTGGGCGGGGTTGTAATGGTCGAATTCGTTTTCGACCGTGATGGCCTGGATGGTGGTAGACGTGCGGGCGGCGCGGCGGCCGTTGAAAGCGGTTTTGACGGCGTTGGCGACGAGACGGGCCTGGAGGAAGGTGGGAGCGATGGCGACGAATTGGAAGCGGGGGCGAGCGAGCTCAGCCGGATCGCTGAGGGTGTGTTCGTGGATGCCGCTGATCCGCTGGTAGGTAACGGCGGGTAGGACGACGTTGGGAGGCAAGACCAGGGGATAGACGCGGGTGGAGATGAGGGCGACCACAGGGGCGTCTTCGGCGAGGAGCTGGACGATCTCGGCCTCGATCATGGGGCTGATTCGATGGCGGCGCGCAGGCGGTCGCCGATGGCTTCGACGGCGTCATCGCCGCGGGCATCGAAGGCCGGCCGCAGAAAGGGCTCGGCGGCCTGGCCGGGG
Above is a window of Caldilineales bacterium DNA encoding:
- a CDS encoding DUF3168 domain-containing protein, whose amino-acid sequence is MIEAEIVQLLAEDAPVVALISTRVYPLVLPPNVVLPAVTYQRISGIHEHTLSDPAELARPRFQFVAIAPTFLQARLVANAVKTAFNGRRAARTSTTIQAITVENEFDHYNPAQPDMAASWSSYLDLVFWHTL